The following proteins come from a genomic window of Nostoc sp. TCL26-01:
- a CDS encoding PAS domain-containing protein, which yields MVQSLTVLIIDDSPEDRQVYRRYLQQDLENCYRILERESGEEALELCREFSPDVILLDFLLPDQDGLEFLAELQELVKKTMPAIVMLTGYGNEAIAVQAMKSGVYDYLVKGQTTAERLRSTVHSAILQSQLRKELKRSEEQLRESQKFIARIADTTPGILYVYDLEEQRNVYINGQITKLLGYSPQNIQTWGKEFLVKLMHPEDLAQFPDVCQRFKSAEDGDIIEHEYRMRHANGEWYWFCSRSSIFTRNSDGSPQQIVGTAFDITARKQMEEELRASNERFRLAAAAVNALIYDWNVEKNIVTRTEGLTKILGYSLEETVPTLQWWQEQVHPEDRHFLVQQFQNIPVNQNNYAFEYRVRHKNSQYLYVLDQGVITRDQNGQAVRVVGSTTDISDRKLNEAALRQSEAKFRRIVESNIVGIYFGDFSGRIYEANDAFLEIIGRSRPELEAGIIRWDVLTPPEYQDLDQQKIQELQTSGVCTPFEKEYVRKDGTRIPILLGIAQIEGRAEVGYSVCFVLDLTQRKQVEAALRESEERYRYLSNGIPQLVWIKNRHGECEYVNQQWCEYTGLTLEEALGFGWQKIVHPDDLEKVMQAWTQVFQTGEIYEQELRCQKHDRIYRWYLARAIPIKDEQGQILRWFGTSTDIDERKQLEAERNQLLQLEKIARAEAEAANKTKDEFVAMVSHDLRSPLNAILGWAQLLRNRQFDEATFNRALETIERNAQSQSKLLEDLLDISRILRGKLQLESLSVNLSAIIGAAIETAYPSANTKNIHLESIIDDSTLSITGDVNRLLQVLANLLSNAIKFTPPGGKVKVELLHKDSQAHITVTDTGIGISPEFLPHVFERYRQAQRTHAQDGIGLGLAIARHLVELHGGTIHVTSAGADQGSTFTIILPV from the coding sequence ATGGTGCAATCGCTAACTGTTTTAATTATTGATGATTCTCCTGAAGATCGTCAGGTGTATCGCCGCTATCTCCAGCAAGACCTAGAAAATTGCTACAGGATTCTAGAACGAGAATCAGGAGAAGAAGCGTTAGAATTGTGTCGGGAATTTTCACCTGATGTGATTTTATTGGACTTTTTGTTACCAGACCAAGATGGGTTAGAGTTTTTGGCAGAGTTACAAGAGCTGGTGAAGAAAACTATGCCAGCAATAGTTATGTTAACTGGTTATGGGAATGAAGCGATCGCTGTCCAAGCCATGAAAAGTGGTGTCTATGACTACCTCGTCAAAGGACAAACAACGGCAGAACGTTTGCGCTCAACTGTTCACTCAGCCATTCTTCAGTCACAGTTACGCAAAGAACTCAAACGCAGTGAGGAACAACTGCGAGAAAGCCAAAAATTTATCGCTCGTATTGCTGATACAACACCAGGAATTTTGTACGTTTACGATTTAGAGGAGCAACGGAACGTCTATATTAATGGTCAAATAACTAAACTACTTGGCTATTCTCCTCAAAATATACAAACCTGGGGTAAAGAATTCCTAGTCAAATTAATGCACCCTGAAGATTTAGCTCAATTTCCTGATGTCTGCCAGAGGTTTAAATCGGCTGAGGATGGGGACATCATAGAACATGAGTATCGGATGCGCCACGCCAATGGAGAATGGTATTGGTTTTGTAGTCGCAGTTCTATCTTCACCAGAAATAGTGATGGTTCACCACAGCAAATAGTTGGCACAGCTTTTGATATCACTGCACGTAAGCAGATGGAAGAAGAATTACGTGCTAGTAATGAGCGTTTTCGTCTCGCTGCTGCTGCCGTGAATGCACTGATTTATGATTGGAATGTGGAAAAAAATATCGTCACCAGAACTGAGGGACTGACTAAGATTTTAGGCTACTCTCTGGAAGAAACTGTACCAACGCTGCAATGGTGGCAAGAACAGGTTCATCCAGAAGATAGACATTTCTTAGTGCAGCAATTCCAGAATATTCCTGTGAATCAAAATAATTATGCTTTTGAGTATCGAGTACGCCACAAGAATAGTCAATATCTGTATGTCTTAGACCAGGGAGTAATTACCAGAGATCAAAATGGACAGGCGGTGCGGGTAGTTGGTAGTACAACAGATATTAGCGATCGTAAACTAAATGAAGCTGCATTACGTCAAAGTGAAGCTAAATTCCGCCGGATTGTTGAATCTAATATAGTCGGGATATATTTTGGTGACTTTAGCGGGCGAATATATGAAGCCAATGATGCTTTTTTAGAAATTATCGGCCGTTCTCGTCCGGAATTAGAAGCAGGAATTATCCGTTGGGATGTGTTAACACCTCCAGAATACCAAGACTTAGACCAGCAAAAAATCCAAGAGTTACAAACTTCAGGAGTTTGTACTCCTTTTGAAAAAGAGTATGTTCGCAAAGATGGTACTCGTATACCGATTTTATTAGGCATTGCTCAAATTGAAGGACGAGCAGAAGTAGGCTACAGTGTTTGTTTTGTCCTTGATTTAACACAACGTAAACAGGTAGAAGCCGCATTGCGTGAAAGTGAGGAACGTTACCGCTATTTGTCTAATGGTATACCCCAACTCGTTTGGATTAAAAATCGTCATGGTGAATGTGAATATGTCAACCAACAATGGTGTGAATATACTGGACTAACACTTGAGGAGGCATTAGGCTTTGGCTGGCAAAAAATCGTTCATCCAGATGATCTAGAAAAAGTGATGCAAGCATGGACACAAGTCTTTCAGACGGGAGAAATTTACGAACAAGAACTACGCTGTCAAAAACACGATCGCATTTATCGCTGGTATTTAGCAAGAGCTATACCCATTAAAGATGAACAAGGGCAAATACTCCGGTGGTTTGGCACAAGTACCGATATTGATGAGCGCAAACAGTTAGAAGCGGAACGGAACCAACTTTTACAACTGGAAAAAATTGCCCGCGCAGAAGCTGAAGCTGCCAACAAAACCAAAGATGAGTTTGTCGCTATGGTATCTCATGATTTGCGATCGCCACTCAATGCTATTCTTGGTTGGGCGCAACTCCTCCGCAATCGTCAGTTTGATGAAGCCACTTTTAATCGTGCCTTGGAAACCATTGAACGTAATGCACAATCTCAGTCAAAACTTTTAGAAGACTTATTAGATATATCCCGCATTCTCAGAGGTAAGTTACAGTTAGAATCCTTATCAGTTAATCTGTCAGCAATCATCGGTGCAGCAATTGAGACGGCTTATCCATCAGCCAATACTAAAAATATTCATTTAGAATCCATCATAGATGATTCAACTCTATCAATCACTGGTGATGTCAATCGTTTGTTACAAGTTTTAGCAAATCTCCTTTCTAACGCCATTAAGTTCACACCCCCAGGGGGAAAAGTCAAAGTAGAACTGTTACACAAAGACTCACAAGCCCACATCACAGTCACAGACACAGGTATAGGGATTAGTCCAGAGTTTTTACCCCACGTATTTGAACGCTACCGTCAAGCACAACGCACTCATGCTCAAGATGGCATCGGCTTAGGTTTAGCGATCGCTCGTCATCTAGTAGAATTACACGGTGGCACAATTCACGTTACCAGTGCCGGCGCAGATCAAGGATCTACTTTCACAATTATTTTGCCTGTGTAG
- a CDS encoding Uma2 family endonuclease — protein MVTQTIQNPSDDVSSVEVPFVVLYNVSWQTYQSLLADMGEHRAARLAYHHGVLEIKMPSKLHELINRLLERIITTLTEELEMNVLALGSTTFEQEEIAQGVEPDSCFYIQNAEYVNLEDNQPPTNLPPDLVVEVDITSSSKSRLSIYRIMGVPEIWRYHRQGLVILQLQAGQYVECEYSLAFPKVTGEFLRVLVEQGKQAKNQNAVMQTLRNWLSE, from the coding sequence ATGGTTACTCAAACAATTCAAAACCCATCTGATGATGTTTCGTCTGTCGAAGTGCCATTTGTTGTTTTATACAACGTCAGTTGGCAAACATACCAATCGTTGTTAGCCGATATGGGAGAACATCGAGCAGCGCGACTTGCATATCATCATGGAGTTCTGGAAATTAAAATGCCATCAAAACTGCATGAACTCATCAATCGACTTTTAGAGCGCATCATCACTACCCTAACAGAAGAATTGGAGATGAATGTGTTAGCGCTTGGTTCGACAACCTTTGAGCAAGAGGAAATCGCACAAGGAGTTGAACCAGATTCTTGTTTTTATATTCAAAATGCTGAGTATGTCAATCTGGAAGATAACCAACCACCTACCAATTTACCACCCGACTTGGTCGTTGAAGTTGATATTACCAGCTCATCAAAATCGCGCTTAAGTATTTACAGAATTATGGGAGTTCCGGAAATCTGGCGCTACCATCGCCAAGGTTTAGTGATTTTGCAGTTACAAGCAGGGCAGTATGTAGAATGTGAATACAGTTTAGCCTTTCCGAAAGTGACAGGAGAATTTTTAAGAGTATTAGTAGAACAAGGCAAACAAGCCAAGAATCAAAACGCAGTTATGCAAACATTACGCAATTGGTTAAGTGAATAG
- a CDS encoding response regulator: MIGNIAQPLLIIEDSDEDYEALRRIMHKEVVLNPIFRCHDGDDALDFLYHKGIYNNNQAVPRPAIILLDLNLPGTDGREILAQLKQDKDLKYIPVIVLTTSCNPKDIEICYRYCVASYIVKPIDINRLVKTIHSFLTYWLDIVILPDAVSK, translated from the coding sequence ATGATTGGTAATATTGCTCAACCTTTGCTGATAATTGAAGATAGTGACGAAGACTATGAAGCTTTGCGGCGAATTATGCACAAAGAAGTGGTGTTAAACCCGATTTTTCGCTGTCATGATGGTGATGATGCTTTAGATTTTCTCTACCATAAAGGGATTTACAACAATAACCAAGCTGTGCCACGTCCAGCAATTATTTTACTTGATCTCAACTTGCCAGGAACTGATGGTAGAGAAATTCTTGCTCAACTGAAGCAGGATAAGGATCTGAAATATATTCCTGTAATTGTACTCACGACTTCTTGTAATCCCAAGGATATCGAAATATGCTACAGATACTGTGTGGCTAGTTATATTGTCAAACCCATTGATATTAATCGGTTGGTGAAAACTATTCACAGTTTTTTAACTTACTGGTTAGATATCGTGATTCTTCCTGATGCTGTTAGCAAGTAG
- a CDS encoding ATP-binding protein → MNTNDTTIPFQVDLSNCNKEPIHIPGSIQPHGVLLALQEVELTILQVSNNTFDFFGIYPEQLLDQHLSCLLEIEQINLLQDCLAHEDLPVINPIEFCIKIADNTLYFDGIVHRSDGCLILELEPSSSEKNNTFFRFYHQVKLAMSKIQGAANVIGLSQTLAQEVRKITGFDRVMIYRFDENWHGQVIAEEKPEYLTSYLGLHYPASDIPQQARQLYSQNWLRLIPNAHYQPVAMIPLCNPLNNQPLDLSRAVLRSVSPLHIEYMQNMGVTASMSISIMKNQKLWGLIACHHQVPKYIPYEIRTACEFLGQMTSVEMSNKEDSEYTESKIHLKSVQSKLIEYMSGETNFIDGLINYEPNLLNLVNAQGAVVCFNSNYYPVGQTPTTADIQNLVEWISQNLQDEIFYTESLAQVYPAAEKMRDVASGLIALSISKSQKNYVLWFRPEVVRTVDWGGNPNKPVEVTANGGVRLSPRKSFELWKETVLLKSLPWKSFEVNAALELRNAIIGVVLRKADELAQLNIELERSNQELDAFAYIASHDLKEPLRGIHNYSNFLIEDYGTIIDEPGKEKLVTLIRLTQRMEDLIDSLLHFSRLGRVDLFMQQTDLNEIVHRILDMLSGRIEETGVEIRIPRPLPTVYCDRIQIGEVFSNLIANAIKYNDKPQKWIEIGYLEHPSPTTTFYVRDNGIGIREKHFEAIFRIFKRLHGPSKYGGGTGAGLTIAKKIVERHGGKIWLESIYGEGSTFYFTLE, encoded by the coding sequence GTGAACACCAACGACACAACCATCCCCTTTCAAGTTGACCTTAGTAACTGTAATAAAGAGCCAATTCATATTCCTGGCTCTATTCAGCCTCATGGTGTACTGCTAGCATTGCAAGAGGTAGAATTAACCATACTACAAGTTAGTAATAATACCTTTGATTTTTTTGGTATTTATCCCGAACAACTACTGGATCAACATTTAAGTTGTTTACTAGAAATAGAACAAATTAATTTACTACAAGATTGTTTAGCTCATGAAGATTTACCAGTCATTAATCCTATCGAGTTTTGTATCAAAATAGCTGATAATACCTTATATTTTGACGGAATTGTGCATCGCTCTGACGGATGTTTAATTCTAGAGTTAGAGCCTAGCTCATCGGAAAAGAATAATACTTTTTTTAGGTTTTACCATCAAGTAAAGCTAGCTATGTCAAAAATACAAGGTGCAGCTAATGTTATTGGCTTAAGTCAAACTCTAGCTCAAGAAGTACGAAAAATTACTGGTTTTGACAGGGTAATGATTTATCGATTTGATGAAAATTGGCATGGTCAAGTAATTGCTGAAGAAAAACCAGAATATCTCACATCTTATTTAGGGTTACACTATCCGGCTTCTGATATTCCTCAACAAGCCAGACAGCTATATAGCCAAAATTGGTTGAGGCTGATTCCCAACGCACACTATCAACCAGTGGCAATGATTCCTCTCTGTAATCCTTTAAATAATCAGCCTTTAGATTTAAGTAGAGCAGTTTTGCGTAGCGTCTCACCTTTGCACATTGAATATATGCAGAATATGGGTGTGACAGCTTCTATGTCGATTTCTATTATGAAAAATCAAAAATTATGGGGACTAATTGCCTGCCATCATCAAGTTCCAAAATATATTCCCTATGAAATTCGTACGGCTTGTGAATTTTTGGGACAAATGACTTCTGTGGAAATGAGCAATAAAGAAGATAGCGAATATACAGAATCCAAAATTCACTTAAAATCTGTTCAGAGTAAGTTAATAGAGTACATGTCAGGGGAAACTAACTTTATTGATGGTTTAATTAACTATGAACCAAATCTACTTAACTTGGTAAATGCACAGGGAGCAGTAGTTTGTTTTAATAGTAATTATTACCCTGTGGGGCAAACTCCTACGACAGCAGATATTCAGAATTTAGTGGAATGGATTAGTCAAAATCTCCAGGACGAAATTTTCTATACAGAGTCTCTAGCACAAGTTTATCCAGCAGCAGAAAAAATGCGAGATGTGGCTAGTGGTTTGATAGCACTTTCTATTTCTAAAAGTCAGAAAAACTATGTTTTGTGGTTTCGTCCGGAGGTAGTGCGAACTGTAGATTGGGGTGGGAACCCAAATAAACCGGTAGAAGTGACGGCAAACGGGGGAGTTCGCTTATCACCCCGCAAGTCTTTTGAGTTATGGAAAGAAACAGTATTGTTGAAGTCACTTCCCTGGAAATCTTTTGAAGTCAATGCAGCACTGGAGTTAAGAAATGCAATTATTGGTGTAGTATTGCGGAAAGCCGATGAACTAGCTCAACTGAATATTGAATTAGAACGCAGTAATCAAGAATTAGATGCTTTTGCCTACATTGCTTCTCACGATTTAAAAGAACCATTGCGGGGGATTCACAATTATTCCAATTTCTTAATAGAAGACTACGGCACAATTATTGATGAACCAGGTAAGGAAAAATTAGTTACCTTAATTCGTCTAACGCAAAGGATGGAAGATTTAATTGATTCGTTGCTGCATTTTTCTCGATTGGGGCGAGTTGATTTATTCATGCAGCAAACTGATCTTAACGAGATTGTACATCGTATTCTAGATATGTTGAGTGGGCGAATTGAAGAAACAGGAGTAGAAATTAGAATTCCTCGACCATTACCTACAGTGTATTGCGATCGCATCCAAATCGGTGAGGTCTTTAGCAACCTGATAGCCAACGCCATTAAATACAACGATAAACCCCAAAAATGGATTGAAATTGGCTATCTAGAACATCCATCCCCAACAACCACCTTCTACGTCCGAGACAATGGCATTGGTATTCGAGAAAAACACTTTGAAGCAATTTTCCGCATCTTCAAACGCTTGCACGGGCCAAGCAAGTATGGTGGCGGGACAGGTGCAGGACTCACTATTGCTAAAAAAATAGTCGAACGACATGGGGGTAAAATTTGGTTAGAGTCTATCTACGGTGAAGGGAGTACTTTTTATTTCACGTTGGAATAG
- a CDS encoding M48 family metallopeptidase — MKRTAKSLLLTLNWILLSVGTSLVIILTQPTAPVPAQEPPAAVKPSNTPQSETSEQKLRDALKRSSQTQPQPESTPPPEATDPNQPKEPQKPDSEEDPPPTPEEVARQQKFIEADKLYLAGNIAEAEKIYREVKAPFVKTGISSERKPAISDPTQLSPAGKVYWREAEAGIASKLQTRTLVPLQLLVEQYPEFIPGHIRYAEVLIQYDRTKEALEILERGSSLYPNQPELIKAKVTALAKANKWMEASLAARQFAILNPKNPQAPEFTQLAEDNLKRYKSYIRSEIRGNVISNIITGALGYAVTGSLLGPFSALDSTILLLQGEGSVGESVAKQAKKQLPLIVDENVLAYVNEIGQKLVNVSGRKEFKYEFFVIPEEDLNAFALPGGKIFLNAGAIAKTNSEAELAGLIGHELSHVVLSHGFQLVTQGNLISNVTQYLPFGGTIGQLFAFTYSRDMERQADILGTRLIVAGGYAADGLRNLMVTLEKQQKYKPPTWLSSHPGGNERVTYLENLISRSSYNRYAYEGVERHLEIKAKVKKLLKDRKEQEKKEQAEKKQPTE, encoded by the coding sequence ATGAAACGAACCGCGAAGTCTCTGCTGCTAACTTTGAACTGGATACTATTGTCAGTTGGCACATCGCTTGTGATTATTCTCACCCAACCGACAGCACCCGTACCAGCCCAAGAACCACCAGCTGCTGTTAAACCAAGCAACACACCCCAGTCAGAAACCTCAGAGCAAAAGTTGCGGGATGCACTCAAACGCTCATCTCAAACTCAACCACAACCAGAGTCAACACCACCGCCAGAAGCGACAGATCCCAACCAACCCAAAGAACCCCAAAAGCCAGACTCAGAAGAAGATCCACCACCCACACCAGAAGAAGTTGCTCGTCAGCAAAAATTCATCGAAGCAGATAAGCTGTACTTAGCAGGAAACATTGCTGAAGCCGAAAAAATTTACCGGGAAGTCAAAGCACCCTTTGTCAAAACAGGTATATCCTCAGAACGGAAACCAGCTATTTCTGATCCCACACAACTATCACCAGCCGGGAAAGTCTATTGGCGAGAAGCCGAGGCGGGGATAGCTAGCAAGTTGCAAACCAGGACTTTAGTACCTCTGCAATTATTGGTAGAACAATATCCCGAATTTATTCCCGGTCATATTCGTTATGCTGAAGTACTCATACAATATGATCGCACCAAAGAAGCATTAGAAATTTTAGAACGGGGATCTTCTCTGTATCCCAATCAACCAGAATTAATCAAAGCTAAAGTTACAGCCTTGGCTAAAGCCAACAAATGGATGGAAGCATCTTTAGCCGCCAGACAATTTGCCATTCTCAACCCGAAAAATCCCCAAGCGCCAGAGTTTACCCAATTAGCCGAAGACAATCTCAAACGCTACAAGTCTTATATTCGCTCAGAAATTCGCGGTAATGTCATTAGCAACATTATTACAGGTGCGTTGGGGTATGCCGTCACAGGCAGTTTATTAGGGCCATTTTCTGCCCTTGATTCTACCATCTTGCTATTACAAGGTGAAGGATCTGTAGGTGAATCGGTAGCGAAACAAGCCAAGAAACAACTACCTTTGATTGTGGATGAGAATGTTTTAGCCTATGTCAATGAAATTGGACAAAAACTAGTCAATGTTTCAGGACGGAAGGAATTTAAATATGAATTTTTTGTCATTCCTGAAGAGGACTTGAATGCTTTTGCCCTGCCGGGTGGGAAAATATTTCTCAATGCAGGTGCGATCGCTAAAACGAACTCAGAAGCAGAATTAGCTGGATTAATTGGCCACGAATTATCCCATGTTGTGTTATCCCACGGTTTTCAATTAGTTACCCAAGGTAATCTCATCTCTAACGTGACTCAATATCTACCTTTTGGGGGAACTATTGGTCAATTATTTGCCTTCACCTACAGCCGTGATATGGAACGACAAGCCGATATTCTCGGTACACGTTTGATTGTGGCTGGTGGTTATGCGGCTGATGGTTTGCGTAATCTCATGGTGACATTAGAAAAACAACAAAAATATAAGCCTCCCACTTGGTTATCTTCTCACCCAGGCGGTAATGAACGAGTCACCTATCTGGAAAACTTGATTTCTCGCAGTAGTTATAACCGTTACGCCTACGAAGGTGTAGAACGTCATCTAGAGATTAAAGCCAAAGTGAAAAAGCTACTCAAAGATAGAAAAGAACAAGAGAAGAAAGAACAAGCAGAAAAAAAACAACCCACTGAATGA
- a CDS encoding XisI protein has product MATVNEYREYIQKLLNEHAKLVWDERIQAQTIFDVEHDHYQLVYVGWRNSKRIYGTVLHLDIINGKIWVQQDGTEVGIANKLVALGVPKQDIVLGFDPPKMRHYTDFAVG; this is encoded by the coding sequence ATGGCTACCGTCAATGAATATAGAGAATATATCCAAAAATTACTAAACGAACACGCCAAACTTGTATGGGATGAACGTATTCAAGCCCAAACAATTTTTGATGTGGAACATGACCACTATCAACTAGTCTATGTTGGTTGGCGCAATTCCAAACGGATATACGGTACAGTGCTTCACCTCGATATTATTAATGGCAAAATTTGGGTTCAGCAAGATGGTACAGAAGTGGGTATTGCCAATAAATTAGTTGCACTGGGAGTTCCTAAGCAAGATATTGTCTTAGGTTTTGATCCGCCAAAAATGCGTCACTATACTGATTTTGCCGTGGGATAA
- a CDS encoding Uma2 family endonuclease: MTLTTAKWTIDEYHRMIAAGILDHRRVELLKGEIIEMSPEGEPHAYFSSEAGEYLIKLIGDLAMIRLDKPITLPNNSEPEPDIAIVQRLGRAYLAHHPYPENIFWLIEYANSSLEKDLEIKSKIYAEVNIPEYWVVNLKTKQLIIFREPQDGEYRVKSTFIDGTIYPIAFPDVAVSVCAIISN; this comes from the coding sequence ATGACTCTAACTACAGCCAAATGGACAATAGACGAATATCATCGCATGATTGCGGCAGGTATTTTAGATCATCGACGGGTAGAACTACTGAAAGGGGAAATTATCGAAATGTCGCCAGAGGGAGAACCCCACGCCTATTTTAGTAGTGAAGCCGGAGAGTATTTAATTAAATTAATCGGTGATTTGGCAATGATTCGTCTAGATAAACCCATCACCTTACCAAACAATTCCGAACCTGAACCTGATATTGCTATTGTCCAACGATTAGGGCGTGCATACTTAGCTCATCACCCTTATCCAGAAAATATCTTTTGGCTAATTGAATACGCCAATTCCAGCTTAGAAAAAGACCTAGAGATTAAAAGTAAAATCTACGCTGAAGTCAACATCCCTGAATACTGGGTGGTTAACTTAAAGACAAAACAGCTGATAATATTTCGTGAACCCCAAGATGGAGAATATAGGGTTAAATCTACATTCATAGATGGGACGATTTACCCGATAGCATTTCCAGATGTAGCTGTATCCGTCTGTGCAATCATTAGCAACTGA
- a CDS encoding COP23 domain-containing protein → MLSKSWKVAVFSSLSLAFFLGNSAAFAQIDDNVVVPTVPSGSSTSTNTPYPTDNGVPTSAPIDGIARFSCQYYNGQYTVMYQPQSQPGQYFPWAAPAALGGGWNPQLRCNTIASRLESYRPDGLQELQTSVLNRENVVCVTTDANSQCRIVLTVPRGKDPYTVRNNVFQNLVAADNGDQTVAVNTYRGSGDDLYNLGRTLLGNGNNRVSSSKRGIDLKPYLDPRDGGTARSLRNGVAIRRQSPNQVRTRLNPDKFR, encoded by the coding sequence ATGTTGTCTAAAAGTTGGAAAGTTGCTGTTTTTAGCAGTCTGAGTTTAGCTTTTTTCCTGGGTAATTCCGCAGCCTTTGCCCAAATTGATGATAATGTCGTCGTCCCCACTGTACCTTCAGGTTCATCAACTTCCACCAACACACCCTATCCCACCGATAATGGTGTACCCACCTCTGCACCCATTGACGGCATAGCTCGGTTTAGCTGTCAGTATTATAACGGTCAATATACCGTGATGTATCAACCCCAAAGCCAACCTGGGCAATATTTCCCTTGGGCTGCGCCTGCGGCTTTAGGTGGTGGCTGGAATCCCCAATTACGTTGTAATACTATTGCCAGTCGCTTAGAATCCTATCGTCCAGATGGCTTACAAGAACTGCAAACATCTGTTCTCAATAGGGAAAACGTTGTTTGTGTGACAACTGACGCTAACTCTCAGTGTCGCATTGTCTTGACTGTCCCCCGTGGCAAAGACCCCTACACTGTACGTAACAATGTTTTTCAAAACTTAGTTGCGGCTGATAATGGGGATCAAACTGTCGCTGTCAATACTTACAGAGGAAGCGGTGATGATCTTTATAACTTAGGTCGTACCCTTTTAGGTAATGGTAATAATCGCGTCAGTTCATCCAAACGCGGGATTGATCTTAAACCTTACCTCGACCCCAGAGATGGTGGCACAGCCAGAAGCTTAAGAAATGGTGTAGCTATTCGTCGCCAATCTCCCAATCAAGTCCGGACTCGCCTGAATCCTGATAAATTCCGTTAA
- a CDS encoding cation diffusion facilitator family transporter has product MAYDNRAAVRKVLIITLLLNLFVMGLKAFVGYFTGSLSLLADALHSVTDSANNVLGLFASRFSSPYPDREHPYGHHKFEAVGALGIAAFLGIACFEILQGAIERILKGGATVRISPPELWLLLIVLGINIFVAFYERNEGKRVNSQILIADATHTMSDVWVTISVIGGLIGVWLGYQWLDIVLAFPVALLVFWSGWSVLRDNLPWLVDQMAIAPEAIHAIAVSVPGVINCHQIASRGILGRQVFMEMHLIVDAPDVETAHRITEEVESRLEERFSPVRISIHVEPPAYQSEQISFAPGTKE; this is encoded by the coding sequence ATGGCTTACGATAACCGTGCCGCAGTACGGAAAGTTTTAATTATTACCCTATTACTCAATCTATTTGTAATGGGACTTAAAGCATTCGTTGGATACTTTACAGGTTCACTCAGTCTGCTAGCCGATGCCTTACATAGTGTCACAGATAGTGCTAACAATGTTTTAGGATTATTTGCTAGTAGGTTTTCTTCTCCCTATCCAGATCGCGAGCATCCTTACGGACACCATAAATTTGAAGCTGTGGGTGCTTTGGGAATTGCTGCATTTTTGGGAATCGCCTGTTTTGAAATTCTTCAAGGAGCAATTGAGCGTATTCTCAAAGGTGGCGCAACTGTGAGAATTTCACCGCCTGAGTTGTGGTTATTATTGATTGTCTTGGGTATAAATATTTTTGTCGCCTTTTACGAACGCAATGAAGGTAAGCGAGTAAATAGCCAAATTTTAATTGCTGATGCCACACATACCATGAGTGATGTCTGGGTGACAATATCCGTCATTGGTGGTTTGATTGGGGTTTGGCTGGGTTATCAATGGCTGGATATAGTATTGGCATTTCCTGTGGCATTGTTGGTATTTTGGAGTGGTTGGTCAGTTTTGCGAGATAATTTACCTTGGTTGGTAGATCAAATGGCGATCGCACCAGAAGCAATTCATGCGATCGCTGTTTCTGTACCTGGGGTAATTAATTGTCATCAAATCGCCTCACGGGGAATTCTCGGTCGTCAAGTTTTCATGGAAATGCACTTAATCGTAGATGCACCAGACGTAGAAACAGCCCACCGCATTACTGAAGAAGTAGAAAGCAGACTAGAAGAACGCTTCAGCCCCGTCAGAATTTCCATTCACGTAGAACCACCCGCCTATCAATCTGAGCAAATTAGTTTTGCACCAGGAACAAAAGAGTGA